DNA from Comamonas serinivorans:
CAGCACCTGATGCGCAAGGACCGGGTGATGAAGCGGCTGATCCCGGCGTGCGGCGCCGTCTGCCTGGAGTCGCGCGGCGACGCTTTCGTCACGCTGGCACGCTCGGTTGTGGGCCAGCAGGTCTCGGTCAAGGCCGCGCAGGCCGTGTGGGACCGTTTTGCCGCCTTGCCCAAACGCATGACGCCCGCGTCGGTGCTCAAGCTCAAGGTGGATGACATGCGCGCGGCCGGCCTGTCGGCGCGCAAGGTTGAGTACATCGTCGACCTGGCCCTGCATTTCCAGGGTAAGAAGCTGCACGTGGGCGACTGGCCCGACATGGACGACGAGGCCATCATCTCGGAGCTGGTGGCCATTCGCGGCATCGGCCGCTGGACGGCCGAGATGTTCCTCATCTTTCACCTGCTGCGCCCCAACGTGCTGCCGCTGGACGACGCCGGCCTCATCAAAGGCATCAGCGAGAGCTATTTTTCGGGCGAGCCCGTCTCGCGCTCGGACGCGCGCGAAGTGGCCGAGGTCTGGGCGCCATGGCGTTCGGTGGCGACTTGGTATATTTGGCGCTCGCTTCAGCCCCTGCCGGTCGCGTATTGACGAACCTGGCGCACGGACGCAGCCGCCGCGGGCGGCTTTTTTGTCGCCGGCCCGAGGCGGACCTCAGGCGTGGCAGGCCGGTGGGCAGCGCACTTTTTGGAGAACATTCTTGGCAAAACGCACTTTTCTGGATTTCGAGCAGCCGATTGCCGAGCTGGAGCACAAGATCGATGCCCTGAGCCAGTCCAGCGAAGGCGGCGTCGACCTCAGCGCCGAGGTGGAGCAGCTGCGCGCCAAGAGCCTGGCGCTCACCGAGCAGGTGTACGCCCAGCTCACCCCGTGGCAGATCACCAAGGTGGCGCGCCATGCCGACCGCCCCTACACGCTGGATTACCTCGCCGCCCTGTTCACCGATTTCATCGAGCTGCACGGCGACCGCCACTTTGGCGATGACGCCTCCATCGTCGGCGGGCTGGCGCGCCTGGACGGCCTGGCCTGCGTGGTCATCGGCCAGCAGAAGGGCCGCGACACCAAGTCGCGCGCGCTGCGCAATTTCGGCATGCCGCGCCCCGAGGGCTACCGCAAGGCCCTGCGCCTGATGAAGACGGCCGAGAAGTTCGGCCTGCCCGTGTTCACCTTCGTCGACACGCCTGGCGCCTACCCTGGCATCGACGCCGAAGAACACGGCCAGAGCGAGGCAATTGGCCGCAACATCTACGAGATGGCCCAGCTGCAGGTGCCCATCGTCACCACCGTGATCGGCGAGGGCGGCTCGGGCGGTGCGCTGGCGCTGTCGGTGTGCGACGAGCTGCTCATGCTGCAGTACGCCGTGTACTCCGTCATCAGCCCCGAGGGTTGTGCCTCCATCCTCTGGAAGACGGCCGACAAGGCCGAGTTCGCCGCGCAGGCCATGGGCATCACGGCCGAGCGCCTGCAAGGCCTGGGCCTGGTCGACCGCATCGTGCCCGAGCCCGTGGGCGGTGCCCACCGTGACCCCGCCGCCATGGCCGCCCGCCTGAAGGCCGCGCTGACCGAAGCCCATGCCGGTCTGGCCCGGCTGTCGGTGGACGAGTTGCTGGCCCGTCGCCACGCCCGTTTGCAAAGCTATGGCCGTTTCGAGATCGACCACGGCGTTGGCACGCCCGAGGTCGTGGCGGGCGCCTGAAGCGGATGGCGCAGGGCGAAGGGCCGGGTGAACCGGCTCAGACCCTCCGCTCTGACGTGACCTGCGCGGCGTCCTCACGCTCGGTTTTGACACTGCGCAAGCTTGCGGGGACAGCCGTTTGCCGTGCAGAGGATGCGCCAATCCGATTGACGTTGCGCAGTACCGCTGTCTCCACCAGATTTCATGATCGGCGACAGATGGATACTGCTTTGAGCGAGGCGTGCCGCATGCAACGGGCAAAGCAGGGGCCGTGCGTTGCGAAGCCGATGGAAATGCAGCCGTGTTGAGCCTCGCGGATCGGGCCCCAAGCCCTCCAAGCAGCGCCGACTTGGCGCCCCATCTCCCGTCGGCCCACGGTGCGCGCGCGGCGCGGCCTGGTGCGGCTCGCCTGCGTCGTGGCATTTGCCCGCGCGGTGTCACGACCGGACGTGCTTGGCGTACTCGGGCGTGGGCAATGCGGTGTGGGACAGGCATGCGCCGCCCGTCCTGTGGGCCGGATGGCTGAACCGGCCCCCACCAACCGTCGGCCGACGCCCGCGGCACCGGCGCGGCGCGGGCCCGGCCGCCTGGGCTGGGTGCTGGCGCTGGTGGTCACGCTGGCGTTGGTGCGCGGCCTGGCCCACGTGGCGCAATGGCCCTGGCTTCATGCGCTGCTGGCCGTGCCCGGCACCGCGTTGCACGAGGGGGCCCACGCTGGCGTTGCCTGGATCTTGGGCGCCCAGCCGCAGGGCTTGAGCCTGTGGCCGGCACGCCTGCCCGATGGCCGCTTTCAACTGGGCAGCGTGCGCTTCGTGCCGGTCTGGTGGAACGTGGCGGCCATCAGCCTGGCGCCGCTGGCGCTGGCTGGCGTGGCTGCGCTGTGCGTGGGCGCTGCCGTGCGTGCCCGATCGTGGCCGGGGCGCCTGGCGGGCGTGTACCTGGCGGCCTGTGCCGTGTCCAGCTGCTGGCCGTCGGGCGTGGATTGGGGCCATGCGTTGCGCGCGCCGCTGAGCTGGCCCCTGGCGCTGCTGCTGGGCGTCATCTGGCATGGCGCGGTCTGGTGGGCACTGCACCGGATGTGGCGCCGGCCCTGAACCGGGGACTGGGCGCGCTGCATCGCTTGTTGGGGCACCAGACGGCGTTGGCGCGGCACCGGAACGCCGTCCAGGCCAGGCGGTCAGATCGGCGGTGGCAGGCGCCCCGGTTGCGGATGGCCCGGCCCGGTTCAGCCTTGTCGCGGCGCTGTCCCGGTGGTCCCGATCCACACCAGGGATGGCCGTGAGCGGCACGCCAGCCGGTCAGCCACTGAGTGCTCGGCCTCCCGCGACGCGGCCCCTCGCCGCACGGTCAGTCAGGGCCGATCGGGCTGCCGCGCGGACCGGCCCGGTAAAATCACGCCGCTTGGGGCCGTGAGCGGGCCCGCGCAGTCGCCCGTCGGCCAGCCCGGTGTGGCTTTGAGATTTCTGGGGTATGCGCCGGTTGCCGTTTATAGTCAAACGACAGCCGGGTCATACCCCTTGTCTGTGTCCCAGAGACGTTCAACATGATCGACATTCAAGGCTTGTCGCTGAGCTACAGCGGCCGGCAAGGGCCGGTGCATGCCTTGCGCGGCATCGATCTGCGCATCCAGTCCGGCGAGGTGTTCGGCATCATCGGCCGCAGCGGCGCCGGCAAAAGCTCGCTGGTGCGCACCATCAACCTGCTGAACCGGCCGACCGCCGGGCGCGTCGAGGTCGCGGGCCGCGAGCTGACCACGCTCACGGCGGCCGAGCTGCGCGCCGCGCGGCAGGACATCGGCATGGTGTTCCAGCACTTCAACCTGCTGTCGTCGCGCACCGTGGCTGGCAACGTGGCCCTGCCGCTGGAGCTGGCGGGGGTGCCGCAGGCCGAGATCGAGGCGCGCATCCAGCCGCTGCTCGAGCTGGTGGGCCTGGCGCAGCTGGCCGACCGCTACCCGGCGCAGATCAGCGGCGGGCAAAAGCAGCGCGTGGGCATCGCGCGTGCGCTGGCCAGCCGGCCCAAGGTGCTGCTGTCCGACGAGGCCACCTCGGCGCTGGACCCGGAGACCACGCGTGCCATCCTCGACCTGCTGCGCGACGTGAACCGCCGCCTGGGCGTGACCATCGTGCTCATCACGCACCAGATGCAGGTCATCAAGCAGATTGCTGACCGCGTGGCCGTGATCGACGGCGGCCGCATCGTCGAGATGGGCCCGGTGCTCGACGTCTTCACCCGGCCGCAGCACCCGACCACGCGCAGCCTGATCGAGGAGATCCTGCCGGCCTCGCTGCCCGAGTCGGTGCTGCAGCAGGCGCGCGGCATCGCGGCCCAGTTGCCGCCCGGCGTGTACGCGCACCTGCTGCGGGTCAGCTACGGGGGCGAGGCCGCCAACGCGCCGGTCTGGAGCGAGGTGGCTTCGCTGGGCGTGCAGGTGAACGTGCTGCATGGGGTGATCGACGAAATCCAGCGCCAGCCCTTTGGCATGCTGGCCGTGCTGCTGTGCGGCGCCGACCACGACCTGCAGGCCGCGGCCGCGCACCTGACGACGCGCGGCTACACCTGGACCTCGGTGCAAGAGACCGTGACCCCGCCCGGATCGGGCGCGGACTGGTGGGCCAACACGCGGTTGCCCCGCGACCCTGACGAGAAGACGATCTATGTTTGAGAACATCAGTGCCGCCATGCTTGCGCTGCTGGGCCAGTCGCTGTGGGAAACCGTGCTCATGGTCGGCGTGTCCGGCGTGCTCGGCTCGCTGCTCGGCGTGCCGCTGGGCATCTACCTGCGGCTGACCGACCAGGGCGGGGTGCTGCAGAACGCCGCCGCCCACCACGCCGTGGGCTGGGTGGTCAACGCGCTGCGTTCGGTGCCCTTCATCATCCTGCTGGTGGCCATCATCCCGTTCACGCGGCTGGTGGTGGGCTCGTCCATTGGCACGGCGGCGGCCATCGTGCCGTTGACGGTGGCGGCGGCCCCCTTCATGGCGCGCCTGGTCGAAACGGCTTTGCGCGAGGTCGACGGCGGGCTGATCGAGGCCGCCCAGGCCATGGGCGCCACCACCGGCCAGATCGTCTGGAAGGTGCTGCTGCCCGAGGCGCTGCCCGGCATCGTGGCCGGCGTCACCATCACCTTCGTCACGCTCACGGGGTATTCGGCCATGGCCGGCGCCATCGGCGGCGGCGGCCTGGGCGACCTGGGCATCCGCTATGGCTACCAGCGCTTCCTGCCCGACGTGATGGTCGTGGTCGTGCTGGTGCTCATCGTCTTCGTCCAGCTCATCCAGAGCCTGGGCGACTGGATGGTGCGCCGCATCAGCCACCGCTGAGCCGGGGCGGCCGCGCGCAGCAGAGGCTCAGAAGGCATCCATGCCATCGCCCGCTCCGCACCCGGATGCGAGCCTGCCATGGTCGCAGCTGGTGCATTGGCATGGGCGTGCCGAACAGGTGCCCACGCAGATCGAGACCTTGTGGCACCCGCAGGCCGCCGCGCGCCGCGAGGCGGCCCACACCCCCTGGCCCGCGTGCTGGAACACCAGGAGGGCGTGATGCAGGCCACGCCGTTTGCCGTGCAGCGCATGCTCACCCGCTGGCGCAAACGGGCAGCCACCGGCTCGCCGCCGCCGAGCGATGGGCTGATGGCCGTGCTCGCGCCCATCGCCACCGCCCTCACCCTTCAGCAACTGGGCCGGGGGGCCCAAGCCTGGACCATGGGGCTGACCTGGGCCGAGGCTTTGGCGCCCGACCAGCTGTGGCCGCCGTACGCGTCCGACCCCGACGACGAATCGCGCTGGGAGGCGTGGGTCATGACCGAGGCCATGTGGTGGGGCTGGCAGCGCCTGACGGCCGAGCAGCTGCTGGCGCATGCGCCAGCGATTCGGCAGGCTGCCGCGCTGGCGCGGCCGCTGGAGGAGCGCGAGGCCGATGCGTCGCCCCGGCGCCAGGGGCAGCGGCCAAGGTTCGACCTGCGCGGCACGCCTTCGCGCCAGGTGCTGTTCAGCCTGGCCCGCCTGGCACGTGCGCACGCCTTGGCCCTGTCTGCCTGAGCCGCGGACCAAGTGAATGCGGCGCCCGGTCGCTGAGGTCTCGTCCGGACGCAGCCTGAAGGCGGTCCCGGTCCAGGTTGATGCCACATGCTGGTGCGTTCACCACCCCGGCACAATCGCCGCTTTCTTCCAAGGGAGCATCGCGATGCGTCATCCGTTGCGTGGCCTGGCCGTGCTGGGCCTGGCGGCTTGCCTGTGGGCGTCGGCCGGGCCGGTGTTGGCCCACGACGAGGGCGTGCCCAGCATCGTGCACATGGCCGACACCGACCCGGCCATGCAGCAGGCGTTCCAGCGCGCCCGGGCCAGCCTGCCGCAATTCCTGCGGCTGGTGGCCAAACCGATCGCCGGCAGCGACGCCCATGCCGTGAAGGTGGGCCTGCGGCACGCGGGCGGCACCGAGTACGTGTGGCTCAGCGAGCTGCGGGTGCAGGGCGACCGCATCGAGGGTGTGCTGGACAATCGGCCGGCCCACCTGCCGCACAAGGCCGGGCAGCGCCTGACGGTGAAGGCGGCCGATGTGGTGGACTGGCTGTACGTGGACGCCCAAGGGCGCATGCAGGGCAACTTCAGCGCCTGCGCGCTGCTGAGCCAGGAGCCGCCTGCGCACGCCAAGGCATTCAAGGCGCAGTATGGCCTGGTTTGCGATGACAAGAAAACGGCCAGTTAGGGATACTGCTTGCCAGATGCGACCGAGGTGGCGTTTCGGCGCGCGCGGGCCGATTGCCGACGCCTGTGTGCTGGCGCGCTGGCTCCGGCGTGAGCCGCATTCGAGCCGCTGTTGCTGCCTCGCCCGCGCAGTGGCCTCCCGGGCGCTGAAGGCCGGTGGCGGAACAGCGCGCGCAGCGGCACGGCGGGCTGGCTCAGAGGCTGGCGCCGGCGCCCCAACGTGGGCTTCCGACATGGGGGCTGGTCGAGCAGGTCTATGGCCTGGGCCACCGCCGCGCGGGGCAGGCCCCCGCGACCGTTTCCCGCTCAGGCCAGCGCGTTGTAGGCGTGGTGCCGGAAGGTGAAGGTGTAGGGGTTGCCAAAGCCGAAGTAGCGCTGCGTCATCAACACGCCGGCGATGTTCAGGCGCGGGTTGATCCACCACACGGTGCCGGCCAGCCCGCCCCAGCTCACCTCGTCGGTGGAGGCGGCGGGGTCGAACTGCCCGGGCCGCTGCAGCACCGAGCCCACCAGGCCGTAGACGCGGTCGGGGTTGGTCGGCATGTTGGGGAACTTCACGCACAGGCCGGGCGCGACGTGGCTGCGGCTCATGTCGGCCAGCGTGTCGGGCTTGAGCAGCGTGGGGCCACCCGGCATGAGCGACTGCACCAGCCGCACCTGGTCGTCCAGGGTCGAAATCAGCCCGCCGCCGCCCGACTGGCGCGGCGCGGCGCTCATGTAGGCGCCGGGGTAGGGCGCCTGGTCCATGCGCTGCAGGCCGGGTTTGCGCGGGTCCATGAAGTCGACGCCGCCATACAGCGCCGTGAGGCGAGCGCGCTTGTCCTCGGGCACCCAGAAGGCCGTGTCCACCATGCCCAGCGGGCCGAAGATGCGCTCGGCAAAAAAGTCGCCCAGGCTCTGGCCCGACACGACCTCGACCAGGTGCCCCAGCACGTCGGTCGCCAGCGAGTACTCCCAGCCCTCGCCGGGGTGGAAGGTCAAGGGCAGGGTGGCCAGCTTCTCGACCATCTGCGCCTGCGTTTGCAGGGGGTTGTGCACGCCCGATGCCTGATAAGCCTGGAACGCCACCGTGCCCGGGTCGAACAGGCCGTAGCTCAGCCCGCTGGTGTGGGTCAGCAGGTGGCGCACGGTGATGGACTGGCGGGCGGGCTCCACGTCATCGATGCGCGTGGCGCCGGGGCGCAGCACCTGGCGGTTGCCCAAGGCCGGCAGGTGGCGTTCGATGGGGTCGTCGAGCGTGAGCTTGCCGTCTTCGACCAGCAGCAGCACGGCGCACGAGGTGGGCAGCTTGGTGTTCGAGAAGACGCGGAACAGGTGGTCCTCGCGCAGCGGCACGCCGGCTTCCATGTCGGCCATGCCGCAGACGAAACGGTCGACCACCTCGCGGCCGCGCAACAGCGCGGTGGACACGCCGGGCAAAAAGCCTTCGTCCACCTGGGCCTGCATGGCGGTGTGAAGCGGCTGGAAGCGGGTTTGCAGCATGAGGTCTCCTTAGGGGTGTTATGGGGCTGTGCCCGCCAGCATGGCCCAAGCGGCGGGCCGCGTTCGGCCCGTTGGCGACATCCACGCGCCGTTGGCTGTGGCAGGCGTGGCGCTGGAGTGCGACCTGGTCGGGTCTGCGCAGGCCGAACCGGCTGGGTTGAGGTGTTGGATGGATATGGGGTATGTGCGGTTTTTCGATCAAAAGGCCATGGAATTGGAGTGATACCCTAAACGATGTCGCGGCTGGTGCGGTGAAAGCAGCGTCGCTGCCGCGGCGGTGGTCGATGCCGCCGGGACGGAACTGCGCGGATCCCATCAGGCCCATCGGGTTCACTCGGTGCATCGTCACTCCGTTCGGAGGCCAACTGGACCGGGAACGAGGACGGTGACGGCCGGCTGCTTGGCCTGCGACCCAGGCGACAGCGCCAAGCGGCGCGGCCTTCGTATAGTGGCCGCTGTTCCAGCCAGGAGATGTTCATGGATTTTCAAGCCGTCGTGCTCACGCAAGACGACGCCCGCGTCACGCAGGCCCGTCTGCAGACCGTGTCCACCGACCAGCTGCCCGACGGCGATGTGCAGGTGGCCGTGTCGCACTCCACGCTCAACTACAAGGACGGCCTGGCCATGCTGGGCCGCAACGGCGTGGTGCGCGCGTTTCCCATGGTGCCCGGCATCGACCTGGCTGGCACCGTGGTCGAGAGCCGCAGCGACCGCTTCAAGCCCGGCGACGCCGTGCTGCTCAACGGCTGGGGCGTGGGCGAGGTGCACTGGGGCGGCCTGGCGCAGCAGGCGCGCGTCAAGGCCGACTGGCTGCAGGCCATCCCCAGCCCCTTCAGCGCGCTGGACGCCATGAGCCTGGGCACCGCCGGCTACACCGCCATGCTCAGCGTCATGGCCTTGCAGGACTGGGGCCTGCAGCCCGGCGACGGCCCGGTGCTGGTCACGGGCGCCAACGGCGGCGTGGGCACGGTCGCCATCAGCCTGCTGCACGGCCTAGGCTTCGAGGTGCACGCCAGCACCGGCCGCCCGCAAGAGGCCGACTACCTGAAGGCGCTGGGCGCCAGCCAGATCGTCGACCGCAGCGAGCTGAACGCGCCGGCCAAGCCGCTGCAGAAAGAGCGCTGGGCCGGCGCCGTGGATTGCGTGGGCAGCCACACGCTGGCCAACGTGTGCGGCAGCCTGAAGTACGGCGGCGCCGTGGCCGCCTGCGGGCTGGCGCAAGGGCTGGACCTGCCGGCCTCGGTTGCGCCCTTCATCCTGCGGGGCGTGGCGCTGTTGGGCATCGACAGCGTGTACGCGCCCCGGGCCAAGCGCGAGCGCGCCTGGGAGCGTCTGGCCCGCGAGCTGAAGCCGGCGCAGCTGGCCGGCAACACGCGCGTGATCGGCCTGGGCGAGGCGATCGACACCGCCCACGCCCTGATGGCCGGCCAGGTGCGCGGACGCGTGGTGGTGGACACCGCCCGCTGAGCCGGTGTGCGTCATGCCTGTTGGCAGTATGGAGGGGTTGGCGTTCAGACTTTGACGCCAATGCTGGCATACTGAGGTGAATGCCGCGCATGACGCGGCAGGCTTGACGCGCAGCCGGGCAAGGGCAGAGCCTGGCTTGGCTGCGAACAACCCGCCCGCCGCCTGTGCGGGCGCCACATGGAGTGAGACATGCAGAGCTTTGACGTGACCGAGTTTGGCAAACCCTTGCAGGCGCGCCTGCGCGAGATGCCGGTGCCCAAGGGCAAAGAGGTCGTGGTCCGCATCACGCATTCGGGCGTTTGCCATTCGGACGTGCACCTCTGGCAGGGCTATTTCGACCTGGGCGGCGGCAACAAGATGGAGATGGCCAAGATCGGCATGGTGCCGCCGCTGACGCTGGGTCACGAGCCCTACGGCGAAGTCGTGGCCGTGGGCCCCGACGTGACCGACGCCCGCGTGGGCGACGTGCGCCTGGTCTACCCCTGGATCGGCTGTGACAACTGCTGGTCGTGCGAAGCCGGTGACTCCACGCTGTGCAACAAGCCGCGCAACCTCGGCATCGGCCTGCCCGGCGCCTACGCCACCCACATGCTGGTGCCCGACGAGCGCTACCTGGTCGATGCCAGCGGCATCGACCCCAACTTCGCCGCCACGCTGGCCTGCGCCGGCGTCACCGCCTTCTCGGCCATCCGCAAGCTGCGCGCGCACTTCATCGACGGCGATGCCGTCGCCGTGATCGGCTGCGGCGGCCTGGGCCTGTCGGCCATCGCGCAGCTGAAGGCGCAGGGCTTCACCAAGATCGTGGCCTGCGACGTGGACGACGCCAAGCTCGAACTGGCGCGCCAGCAGGGTGCCACCCACACCGTGCGCAGCGACGCGGCCGATGCCCGCAAGGCGCTGGCCGAGGCCGGTGCCGGGCGCCTGGGCGCGGCCATCGACTTCGTCGGCGTGCCGGCCACCTTCCAGCTCGCCTATGGCGTGCTGCGCAAGGGCGGCGTGTACGTGATCTGCGGCCTGCTGGGCGGCGAGGCCTCGTTCGCGCTGCCGGTGCTGCCGCAGCGCTCGGTGTCCATCGTCGGCTCGTACGTCGGCACGCTGGACGACCTCAAGCAGCTGGTGGCGCTGGTGAAGACCGGCAAGGTGCAGGCGACCCCGGTGTCGACCGCCGGCCCCGAGCAGCTGACCGACCTGCTCGACGCCATGGAGCACAAGCGCAGCCAGGGCCGCACCGTGCTCGACATGGCCAGCGTGCCCGATCAAGCGCCTGCCTGAGCGTGAGCCGGTGCCGGCGCGGCCCCCGTGCGGGCCGCGTGTGCACCGGTGCCGCGCCGGTCGCACCTTTGGGGTGTGCGTGGTGCCGAATCAGGTGATGTTCAGCAGTATGCAGTGATTGGCGTTCGATTGAGAACGACGAGTGGTTGATACTGGTGTGTCATCGGTATCACCGCAGGCCCATGTGCCCTGCGCAGGTGGGCCCGAGTAGCGAGACTGACAAGCAACCGGAGACACCCCACATGCGCGAATTCGACATCCTCATCCGTGGCGGCCTGCTGGCCGATGGCCAGGGCGGCCCCTTGCAACGCGCCGACATCGGCATCGCCGACGGCCGCATCGCCGCCGTCGACCTGGGCGGCACGCCCGACGGCACCACACAGGCCAAAGAGGTCGTCGACGCCAAGGGCGCCGTCGTCGCCCCCGGCTTCATCGACATCCACACCCACTACGACGGCCAGGCCATGTGGGACTCGCAGCTCAACTCGTCGAGCTGGCACGGCGTCACCACGGCCGTGATGGGCAACTGCGGCGTCGGCTTTGCGCCCGTGCGCGTGCCCGACCGCCAGCGCCTCATCGAGCTGATGGAAGGCGTGGAAGACATCCCCGGCGTGGCCCTGCACGAAGGCCTGGACTGGGCCTGGGAGAGTTTTGGCGACTATCTGCAAGCCGTCGAACGCCGCCCCCACGACATGGACATCGGCGCCCAGCTGCCGCATGGCGCCCTGCGCGTCTACGTCATGGGCGAGCGTGCCGCGCGCCTGGAACCCGCCAACGACAACGACGTGGCCCAGATGCGCGAGCTGGCGAGCGAGGCCATGCGCGCCGGCGCGCTGGGCTTTTCCACCTCGCGCTCCATCAACCACAAATCCGTCAAGGGCGAGCCCACGCCGTCGCTGCGCGCCAGCGAGGCCGAGCTGACCGGCATCGCCATGGGCCTGGCCGATGCCGGCCACGGCGTGCTGCAGCTGCTGTCCGACTTCAACGTGCCGTCCCCCGAAGAAGAGTTCGCCATGCTGCGCCGCGTGGTCGAGAAATCCGGCCGCCCGCTGTCCTTCTCGCTGGCGCAGAACAACAGCAAGCCCGACGGCTGGCGTGTGTTGCTCGACCTGCTGAACAAAGCGGTGGACGATGGCCTGCCCATGCGCGCCCAGGTGGCGCCGCGCGCCATCGGCGTGCTGATGGGCCTGCAGGCCAGCCGCAACCCCTTCTGGGCCGTGCCCGAGGTGGCGGCGCTGGGCGAGCTGTCGCTGGCCGAGCGCTGGCGCACCATGAAGGCGCCGGCCTTCCGCGCCCAGGTGCTCGAGGCCTTTGCCGCCTTGCCCGAAAAGCGCCAGTACAACTTCGGCCGCCTGTTCCCGCTCAGCGATCCGCCCAACTACGAGCCGCCGCTGCACACCTCCATCGCCGCCCAGGCCGAGCGCCGCGGCATGCGCGCGGCCGAGCTGGCCTACGACCTGCTGCTCGAGGACGAGGGCCGCGCGCTGTACTACGAAACCTTTGCCAACTACCACGCGGGCGACCTGCGCGTGTGCCGCGAAATGATCGCGGCCCAGAACAGCCTCATCGGCCTGGGCGACGGCGGCGCGCACGTGGGCATGATCTGCGACTCGAGCTTTCCCACCTTCCTGCTCAGCCACTGGTCGCGCGAATGCGGCCGCGCCGATGGCTTCGACCTGTCCTGGCTCATCAAACGCCAGACCAAGGACGCGGCCGACTTCATCGGCTTGCATGACCGCGGCGTGATCGCCCCCGGCATGAAGGCCGACGTCAACATCCTCGACGTCGAAAAGCTGGGCATGCCCGCGCCGCGCATGAAACTCGACCTGCCGGCCGGCGGCAAGCGCCTGCTGCAAGGCGCCAGCGGCTACCGCGCCACCATCGTCTCGGGCCAGATCACGCAATGGCGCGGCGAGGCCACGGGCAAGCTGCCCGGGCGGCTGCTGTTCGGGCCGCAGCGCCAGCTGGCCTGAGGCTGATCTGACGCCGGCACAGCGGGCTCGACCCAGCTCACCGGCCTGTCGGCCAGCTTGGCTTTCCATGGCGATCAGCCAAGTCCCCCGCCCGCCACCAGGCGGGCGGCGGCTTTTGCGGGTGGCT
Protein-coding regions in this window:
- a CDS encoding DNA-3-methyladenine glycosylase family protein, with the protein product MSSSTPGPSVSPAYWGEACQHLMRKDRVMKRLIPACGAVCLESRGDAFVTLARSVVGQQVSVKAAQAVWDRFAALPKRMTPASVLKLKVDDMRAAGLSARKVEYIVDLALHFQGKKLHVGDWPDMDDEAIISELVAIRGIGRWTAEMFLIFHLLRPNVLPLDDAGLIKGISESYFSGEPVSRSDAREVAEVWAPWRSVATWYIWRSLQPLPVAY
- a CDS encoding acetyl-CoA carboxylase carboxyltransferase subunit alpha, which encodes MAKRTFLDFEQPIAELEHKIDALSQSSEGGVDLSAEVEQLRAKSLALTEQVYAQLTPWQITKVARHADRPYTLDYLAALFTDFIELHGDRHFGDDASIVGGLARLDGLACVVIGQQKGRDTKSRALRNFGMPRPEGYRKALRLMKTAEKFGLPVFTFVDTPGAYPGIDAEEHGQSEAIGRNIYEMAQLQVPIVTTVIGEGGSGGALALSVCDELLMLQYAVYSVISPEGCASILWKTADKAEFAAQAMGITAERLQGLGLVDRIVPEPVGGAHRDPAAMAARLKAALTEAHAGLARLSVDELLARRHARLQSYGRFEIDHGVGTPEVVAGA
- a CDS encoding methionine ABC transporter ATP-binding protein, whose product is MIDIQGLSLSYSGRQGPVHALRGIDLRIQSGEVFGIIGRSGAGKSSLVRTINLLNRPTAGRVEVAGRELTTLTAAELRAARQDIGMVFQHFNLLSSRTVAGNVALPLELAGVPQAEIEARIQPLLELVGLAQLADRYPAQISGGQKQRVGIARALASRPKVLLSDEATSALDPETTRAILDLLRDVNRRLGVTIVLITHQMQVIKQIADRVAVIDGGRIVEMGPVLDVFTRPQHPTTRSLIEEILPASLPESVLQQARGIAAQLPPGVYAHLLRVSYGGEAANAPVWSEVASLGVQVNVLHGVIDEIQRQPFGMLAVLLCGADHDLQAAAAHLTTRGYTWTSVQETVTPPGSGADWWANTRLPRDPDEKTIYV
- a CDS encoding methionine ABC transporter permease — encoded protein: MFENISAAMLALLGQSLWETVLMVGVSGVLGSLLGVPLGIYLRLTDQGGVLQNAAAHHAVGWVVNALRSVPFIILLVAIIPFTRLVVGSSIGTAAAIVPLTVAAAPFMARLVETALREVDGGLIEAAQAMGATTGQIVWKVLLPEALPGIVAGVTITFVTLTGYSAMAGAIGGGGLGDLGIRYGYQRFLPDVMVVVVLVLIVFVQLIQSLGDWMVRRISHR
- a CDS encoding YegJ family protein; translated protein: MRHPLRGLAVLGLAACLWASAGPVLAHDEGVPSIVHMADTDPAMQQAFQRARASLPQFLRLVAKPIAGSDAHAVKVGLRHAGGTEYVWLSELRVQGDRIEGVLDNRPAHLPHKAGQRLTVKAADVVDWLYVDAQGRMQGNFSACALLSQEPPAHAKAFKAQYGLVCDDKKTAS
- a CDS encoding serine hydrolase domain-containing protein; the encoded protein is MLQTRFQPLHTAMQAQVDEGFLPGVSTALLRGREVVDRFVCGMADMEAGVPLREDHLFRVFSNTKLPTSCAVLLLVEDGKLTLDDPIERHLPALGNRQVLRPGATRIDDVEPARQSITVRHLLTHTSGLSYGLFDPGTVAFQAYQASGVHNPLQTQAQMVEKLATLPLTFHPGEGWEYSLATDVLGHLVEVVSGQSLGDFFAERIFGPLGMVDTAFWVPEDKRARLTALYGGVDFMDPRKPGLQRMDQAPYPGAYMSAAPRQSGGGGLISTLDDQVRLVQSLMPGGPTLLKPDTLADMSRSHVAPGLCVKFPNMPTNPDRVYGLVGSVLQRPGQFDPAASTDEVSWGGLAGTVWWINPRLNIAGVLMTQRYFGFGNPYTFTFRHHAYNALA
- a CDS encoding MDR family oxidoreductase, which encodes MDFQAVVLTQDDARVTQARLQTVSTDQLPDGDVQVAVSHSTLNYKDGLAMLGRNGVVRAFPMVPGIDLAGTVVESRSDRFKPGDAVLLNGWGVGEVHWGGLAQQARVKADWLQAIPSPFSALDAMSLGTAGYTAMLSVMALQDWGLQPGDGPVLVTGANGGVGTVAISLLHGLGFEVHASTGRPQEADYLKALGASQIVDRSELNAPAKPLQKERWAGAVDCVGSHTLANVCGSLKYGGAVAACGLAQGLDLPASVAPFILRGVALLGIDSVYAPRAKRERAWERLARELKPAQLAGNTRVIGLGEAIDTAHALMAGQVRGRVVVDTAR
- a CDS encoding alcohol dehydrogenase, which produces MQSFDVTEFGKPLQARLREMPVPKGKEVVVRITHSGVCHSDVHLWQGYFDLGGGNKMEMAKIGMVPPLTLGHEPYGEVVAVGPDVTDARVGDVRLVYPWIGCDNCWSCEAGDSTLCNKPRNLGIGLPGAYATHMLVPDERYLVDASGIDPNFAATLACAGVTAFSAIRKLRAHFIDGDAVAVIGCGGLGLSAIAQLKAQGFTKIVACDVDDAKLELARQQGATHTVRSDAADARKALAEAGAGRLGAAIDFVGVPATFQLAYGVLRKGGVYVICGLLGGEASFALPVLPQRSVSIVGSYVGTLDDLKQLVALVKTGKVQATPVSTAGPEQLTDLLDAMEHKRSQGRTVLDMASVPDQAPA